One window from the genome of Alkalihalobacillus sp. LMS6 encodes:
- a CDS encoding ATPase, T2SS/T4P/T4SS family, with protein sequence MLETSHSFISDTLLSKALELQASDVHLIPNQHGYDVHFRMVGTLTFVYTMNTDEAKKILNHLKYIVGMDISDRRQSQSKAFEYMWNEQPIAMRISTLPTTPLESIAIRILNSSSIVPLQSLSPFLKDTHHFNQLLSALPGLFLVTGSTGSGKTTTIYSFVKQLVQIGGFRIISVEDPVEHRLQGITQVEIQSRGGLTFERALRAILRHDPDVIVIGEIRDKETAALAVQAAITGHFVIASLHVTNSALTIDRLRDLGIGGNLSCLQAIVYQKLIAQKGADQRLAVFDWLLAHQLKEVGEGKRKPRPFLKKAAKAWAVGILDDDACIRLSRVE encoded by the coding sequence ATGCTCGAAACATCCCATTCGTTTATAAGTGATACTTTACTAAGTAAAGCATTAGAATTACAAGCCTCTGACGTTCACCTTATTCCGAATCAGCATGGCTATGATGTGCATTTTCGTATGGTAGGAACTTTAACGTTTGTGTACACGATGAATACAGATGAAGCAAAAAAGATTTTAAACCATCTGAAGTACATTGTAGGCATGGACATAAGCGACCGGCGTCAATCACAAAGCAAAGCATTTGAGTACATGTGGAACGAACAACCAATTGCGATGAGAATCTCAACGCTCCCCACAACCCCTTTAGAAAGTATTGCGATTCGAATTTTAAACAGTTCTTCCATCGTCCCGCTACAGTCCCTTTCCCCTTTCTTAAAAGATACCCATCATTTCAATCAACTCTTATCGGCACTCCCTGGCTTGTTTTTAGTAACCGGTTCAACAGGCTCTGGCAAAACCACCACCATTTATTCATTTGTAAAACAACTTGTTCAAATTGGAGGCTTTCGAATTATCTCTGTCGAAGATCCAGTCGAGCATCGATTGCAAGGCATAACGCAAGTTGAAATTCAATCAAGAGGAGGCTTAACGTTTGAACGGGCATTACGAGCAATTTTACGACATGATCCCGATGTTATTGTCATTGGAGAAATAAGAGATAAAGAAACGGCAGCTCTTGCAGTTCAAGCGGCCATTACAGGTCATTTTGTCATTGCTAGTCTTCACGTGACAAATTCAGCCTTAACCATTGATCGATTAAGAGATCTTGGCATTGGTGGGAACCTGTCTTGTCTTCAAGCAATTGTGTATCAGAAATTGATTGCACAAAAAGGAGCTGATCAAAGACTCGCCGTTTTTGATTGGCTGTTGGCACATCAATTAAAAGAAGTAGGAGAAGGGAAGCGAAAGCCTCGCCCTTTCTTAAAAAAAGCTGCAAAAGCATGGGCAGTAGGAATTCTTGACGACGATGCGTGCATTCGTCTCAGTAGGGTGGAGTAA
- the comGB gene encoding competence type IV pilus assembly protein ComGB, with protein MMFRSVWKKRNKQADISFIQKLGELLQSGYSADQALSFLSVQVNDDWKEMIRSIKQQLTMGQPLSKSLQALALPSDVQSYIFFYEEQGQVADGLMEAAKLYQKRLKTTLQLQKLLRYPLVLAFGVMMALLILNLYIVPHFQSLFSTLNQSPPRFILFFFSFLENLPYVCIAFLLLASIGYVSSKRYIHHLTPHEKVHILLKWKLSQTIMKQVITFYFSLQLGKLLQTGMSINEALNIFEKQSYLPFFKDEARKMNQSLKQGNSLASYMRHQPYYLSELPIVVENGSRTAKLALDLQFFSEWIIEELDRKLEKLLQIIQPILFVCIGCFIFFLFLMIMLPMYEMFDLM; from the coding sequence ATGATGTTTCGTTCAGTGTGGAAAAAACGAAACAAACAAGCCGACATTTCATTTATACAAAAACTAGGTGAATTGTTGCAAAGCGGCTATAGCGCAGATCAAGCATTATCCTTTTTATCGGTTCAAGTAAATGATGATTGGAAAGAGATGATTCGTTCAATTAAACAACAACTAACAATGGGCCAGCCGCTCTCAAAAAGTTTGCAAGCATTAGCGTTACCAAGTGATGTTCAATCATATATCTTTTTTTATGAAGAGCAAGGGCAAGTGGCAGACGGGTTAATGGAAGCAGCAAAACTTTATCAAAAACGGCTTAAAACGACACTGCAGCTGCAAAAACTATTACGGTATCCGCTCGTATTAGCATTTGGTGTAATGATGGCTTTGCTGATTTTAAATCTGTACATCGTTCCACATTTTCAATCTCTTTTTTCAACGTTAAATCAATCCCCACCACGTTTTATTCTTTTTTTCTTTTCTTTCCTAGAGAATCTTCCATATGTGTGTATCGCCTTCTTGCTTTTAGCGAGTATTGGATACGTGAGCAGCAAACGCTATATTCACCATTTAACCCCACATGAAAAAGTTCACATTTTATTAAAGTGGAAACTTTCGCAAACGATTATGAAGCAGGTAATTACATTTTATTTCTCGCTACAGCTTGGGAAATTGCTGCAAACAGGAATGTCCATCAATGAGGCATTAAATATTTTTGAAAAGCAGTCGTATTTGCCTTTTTTTAAAGATGAAGCACGAAAAATGAATCAAAGTTTAAAGCAAGGAAATAGTTTAGCATCGTATATGCGACACCAACCTTATTATTTAAGTGAACTCCCAATTGTCGTGGAGAACGGTAGCCGAACAGCCAAGTTAGCGCTAGACTTACAATTTTTTAGCGAATGGATTATTGAAGAGTTAGATCGGAAATTGGAAAAGCTGCTGCAAATAATACAGCCGATTTTGTTTGTATGTATAGGTTGTTTTATCTTTTTCTTGTTTTTAATGATCATGCTTCCCATGTATGAAATGTTTGATCTCATGTAA